A single Kryptolebias marmoratus isolate JLee-2015 linkage group LG16, ASM164957v2, whole genome shotgun sequence DNA region contains:
- the LOC108250003 gene encoding chemokine-like receptor 1 has product MPNTSCYNHSTTTTGSNDTSDNNCLTELKWARIMSIVFYSLAFVLGVLGNGVVIWVTGFKMKKTVNSVWFLNLAVADFVFTAFLPLRLTYAARNYHWPFGKFMCKLNTTILTLNMFASIYILVVISVDRCVSVVKPIWAQNHRNVQKAFYVSLCVWALALIFSTPYFVFSDIDTSNCSNKIINCYTDFALSDDYETPSVNQFRLFRSEAITITRFVLNFVIPFTVIVSCYAIIIYRLRRNHTLANKSNRSFKIIIAIIITFFFCWAPWHIMGLSMLVFHMTNIERTVSHIFIIIYPIARGLVCLNSCMNPLLYVFMSPDFKDVVRKSILKVLENAFQEEEPRSYTNPGSPFKPTSPLILRCKTFTDRL; this is encoded by the coding sequence ATGCCCAATACCTCTTGTTACAACCACTCTACAACTACAACTGGGAGTAATGACACCTCTGACAACAATTGCCTCACAGAGTTAAAATGGGCTCGCATCATGTCCATCGTTTTTTACTCCCTGGCCTTTGTCCTCGGTGTGCTCGGGAATGGAGTGGTTATCTGGGTGACCGGCTTCAAGATGAAGAAAACTGTGAACTCAGTTTGGTTCCTCAACCTTGCTGTGGCCGACTTCGTCTTCACAGCATTCCTGCCTCTGCGTCTGACATACGCAGCTCGGAATTACCACTGGCCGTTTGGCAAATTCATGTGCAAGCTGAATACCACCATACTCACCCTAAACATGTTTGCCAGCATTTACATCCTAGTGGTGATCAGTGTGGACAGATGTGTGTCTGTGGTGAAGCCCATCTGGGCCCAGAATCACAGAAATGTACAGAAGGCTTTCtatgtgagtctgtgtgtttggGCCCTGGCTTTAATATTTAGTACTCCATACTTTGTCTTTAGTGACATTGATACATCAAACTGCAGCAATAAGATTATCAACTGTTACACTGACTTTGCTCTCTCTGATGACTATGAAACTCCATCTGTGAATCAGTTTCGTCTATTTCGCAGTGAGGCCATAACCATCACTCGTTTTGTTCTGAATTTTGTCATCCCCTTCACTGTCATTGTCTCCTGTTATGCCATCATAATCTATCGACTGAGGAGAAACCACACCCTGGCCAACAAATCAAATCGTTCTTTTAAGATAATTATTGCAATCATCatcacttttttcttctgctggGCTCCCTGGCACATTATGGGCCTATCGATGCTGGTGTTTCACATGACAAATATAGAAAGAACTGTCTCTCACATCTTCATAATCATTTATCCGATTGCCAGAGGCCTGGTTTGTCTGAACAGCTGCATGAACCCACTGCTGTATGTGTTCATGAGCCCAGATTTCAAGGATGTTGTCCGTAAATCCATCCTGAAGGTGTTGGAGAATGCCTTCCAGGAAGAAGAACCTCGCTCCTACACAAACCCAGGATCACCGTTCAAACCAACAAGTCCTCTGATACTGAGGTGTAAGACGTTCACTGACAGACTTTAA